A single region of the Bifidobacterium asteroides DSM 20089 genome encodes:
- a CDS encoding uracil-xanthine permease family protein, which produces MALSMGWKLHGDGKTLAPGEVVEPDERLTWPRTAGIGAQHVIAMFGSTFLVPILTGFDPSTTLFFTAMSTALFLLINRNRLPSYLGSSFGFIAPVLAVTTAHKGLAVASFGIMVTGALLFLIGLIVHFAGSRWIDMIMPPVVNGAIVAIIGFNLAPSAWKNFKSAPLTALVTLVAVMLIAVLFKGLIGRLNILLGVIVGYIFAVTQGQVDFAAVEKAAWFGLPHFHTPQVDPSVLAMFIPVVLVLVAENIGHVKSVALMTGRDYDDQIGTALMADGLGTTLAGLGGGSGTTTYAENIGVMAATKVYSTAAYWCAAIFAFLLSLCPKFGAIINTIPTGVLGGVTTMLYGMIGMLGIRIWVENKVDFGKSVNMTVGAVVMIVGIADFTFAVAGVSFNGIAIGSVATLVMYHGLKAIGRWRGTIDPDDYIHEDSQAVSQQS; this is translated from the coding sequence ATGGCATTGTCCATGGGCTGGAAACTGCACGGCGACGGGAAAACATTGGCTCCGGGCGAAGTGGTGGAACCCGATGAGCGACTCACATGGCCACGTACGGCTGGCATCGGTGCACAGCATGTCATCGCCATGTTCGGCTCCACTTTCCTGGTTCCCATTCTGACTGGATTCGACCCCTCCACCACCCTCTTCTTCACGGCCATGTCCACGGCCCTCTTCCTGCTGATCAACCGCAACCGCCTGCCTTCCTACCTGGGCAGCTCCTTCGGCTTCATCGCCCCGGTCCTGGCAGTGACCACCGCCCACAAGGGTCTGGCTGTGGCCTCCTTCGGGATCATGGTCACCGGCGCCCTGCTCTTCCTAATTGGTCTGATCGTCCACTTCGCAGGTTCGCGATGGATCGATATGATCATGCCCCCGGTGGTCAACGGTGCCATCGTCGCCATCATCGGCTTCAACCTGGCCCCCTCGGCCTGGAAGAACTTCAAGTCGGCCCCGCTGACCGCACTGGTCACCCTGGTGGCCGTCATGTTGATAGCGGTCCTCTTCAAGGGTCTGATTGGCCGTCTCAACATCCTTCTGGGAGTCATCGTCGGCTACATCTTCGCGGTCACCCAGGGCCAGGTCGACTTCGCGGCTGTGGAGAAGGCCGCCTGGTTCGGTCTGCCTCACTTCCACACTCCTCAGGTCGACCCATCAGTCCTGGCCATGTTCATCCCCGTGGTGCTTGTCCTGGTGGCCGAGAACATCGGTCATGTCAAGTCGGTGGCCCTGATGACCGGCCGCGATTATGACGACCAGATCGGCACCGCCCTGATGGCCGACGGACTGGGCACCACGCTGGCCGGGTTGGGCGGAGGCTCGGGCACCACCACATACGCGGAGAACATCGGCGTCATGGCCGCCACCAAGGTCTACTCCACGGCCGCCTACTGGTGTGCTGCAATCTTCGCCTTCCTGCTCTCCCTTTGCCCCAAGTTCGGGGCCATCATCAACACCATCCCCACCGGCGTTCTGGGCGGGGTCACCACCATGCTCTACGGCATGATCGGCATGCTGGGCATCCGCATCTGGGTGGAAAACAAGGTGGACTTCGGCAAGTCCGTCAACATGACCGTTGGCGCCGTCGTCATGATCGTGGGCATCGCCGACTTCACCTTCGCGGTGGCCGGAGTCAGCTTCAACGGTATCGCCATCGGCTCGGTCGCCACGCTGGTCATGTACCACGGTCTCAAGGCCATTGGTCGTTGGCGGGGAACCATCGATCCGGACGATTATATTCATGAGGATTCGCAGGCCGTCTCACAGCAGAGCTGA
- the sufC gene encoding Fe-S cluster assembly ATPase SufC, with the protein MSTLEIKDLHVSVETKEGRKQILKGATLTVHSGETHAIMGPNGSGKSTLAYTLAGHPKYEVDSGQALLDGRDLLKMTPDERAKAGLFLAMQYPVEVPGVSMTNFLRTAKTEVDGKAPAIRQWTKDLNEAMKRLRMDPKFAQRSVNEGFSGGEKKRAEVLQLELLKPKFAVLDETDSGLDVDALRIVSEGVNRAKENTGMGVLMVTHYTRILKYIKPDIVHVFADGRFVKTGGPELADTLEETGYDQYLPEGADSESALA; encoded by the coding sequence ATGTCCACATTGGAAATCAAGGATCTGCACGTCTCGGTGGAGACCAAGGAGGGTCGCAAGCAGATCCTCAAGGGAGCCACGCTGACCGTCCACTCCGGTGAGACCCACGCCATCATGGGGCCCAACGGTTCGGGCAAGTCCACCCTGGCCTACACCCTGGCCGGCCATCCCAAGTATGAGGTCGACTCGGGCCAGGCCCTGCTGGATGGGCGGGATCTGCTCAAGATGACCCCGGACGAGCGGGCCAAGGCCGGACTCTTCCTGGCCATGCAGTACCCGGTCGAGGTGCCCGGCGTATCCATGACCAATTTCCTGCGTACCGCCAAGACCGAGGTCGACGGCAAGGCCCCGGCCATCCGCCAGTGGACCAAGGATCTGAATGAGGCCATGAAGCGGCTGCGCATGGATCCCAAGTTCGCCCAGCGCTCGGTCAACGAGGGCTTCTCCGGCGGTGAGAAGAAGCGCGCCGAGGTCCTGCAGCTGGAGCTGCTCAAGCCCAAGTTCGCCGTCCTGGACGAAACTGATTCCGGACTGGACGTTGATGCCTTGCGCATCGTCTCGGAAGGTGTCAACAGGGCCAAGGAGAACACCGGCATGGGCGTGCTCATGGTCACCCACTACACCAGGATCCTCAAGTACATCAAGCCTGATATCGTCCACGTCTTCGCCGACGGCCGCTTTGTGAAGACCGGTGGCCCCGAGCTGGCCGACACCCTGGAGGAGACCGGGTATGACCAGTACCTGCCCGAGGGCGCCGACTCGGAATCGGCCCTGGCCTGA
- the sufU gene encoding Fe-S cluster assembly sulfur transfer protein SufU, translating into MADFGMDDEELEQMYQEVILDAARDPHGRVGDQADGGGDSDGDGVTIRVEHEACLAAESHQFNPTCGDQATIHVEVAPGEQGGPDLIQRIVWQGSGCSISQASLSIMVDLVQGQTVDHAMDLAADFRRLMESRGAGLEDEQAEDALGDAMVFQGVSKYPMRIKCALLGWEGMKASVAQALSAGREGGEGEKEEQV; encoded by the coding sequence ATGGCGGATTTCGGGATGGATGACGAAGAACTGGAGCAGATGTACCAGGAGGTGATTCTGGACGCAGCCCGTGATCCTCACGGGCGCGTAGGGGATCAGGCTGATGGGGGAGGAGACTCCGATGGCGACGGCGTGACCATCCGGGTGGAGCACGAGGCCTGCCTGGCTGCCGAGTCCCATCAGTTCAATCCCACCTGCGGGGACCAGGCCACCATCCATGTGGAAGTGGCGCCTGGCGAGCAGGGCGGCCCCGACCTCATCCAGCGAATCGTCTGGCAGGGTTCGGGTTGTTCCATCAGCCAGGCCAGTCTGTCCATCATGGTGGATCTGGTCCAGGGGCAGACCGTTGATCATGCCATGGACCTGGCTGCTGACTTCCGCAGGCTCATGGAATCTCGCGGAGCTGGACTTGAGGATGAGCAAGCCGAGGATGCCCTTGGCGATGCCATGGTCTTCCAGGGTGTGTCCAAGTACCCCATGCGAATCAAGTGCGCTCTGCTGGGTTGGGAGGGCATGAAGGCCTCGGTGGCCCAGGCCCTGTCGGCTGGACGTGAGGGCGGCGAAGGTGAGAAGGAGGAGCAGGTATGA
- the sufB gene encoding Fe-S cluster assembly protein SufB, translating into MSQYVADRSRVNEEKIKKDDQIISEFGDYTYGWHDSDDAGRNAHKGIDEDVVRAISADKGEPDWMLQMRLKGYRAFMEKPMPKWGVDLSGFDADDFKYYVKPLKEQAKDWKDLPDDIRTTYDRLGIPEAEKKRLVSGVAAQYESEVIYNSIRDDLRKQGVIFLDTDTALKEYPDLFRKYFATVIPPDDNKFAALNTAAWSGGSFVYVPKGVHVDIPLQAYFRINTPNMGQFERTLIIADEGSYVHYVEGCTAPIYSTDSLHAANVEIVVEPHARVRYTTVQNWSNNVYNLVTQRAYVREGGTMEWVDGNIGSKATMKYPACILAEPYAKAETLSLGFAGKGQYQDTGAKMIHLAPHTSSTIVSKSISRNGGRAAYRGLVKIIKGAEKSSSSVVCDALLVDDYSRSDTYPHVDVREDDVSMAHEATVSKVSEDQLFYLMSRGLEEKEAMGMIVRGFVEPISRQLPMEYALELNRLVELQMEGSVG; encoded by the coding sequence CGACTCCGATGATGCCGGGCGCAACGCCCACAAGGGCATTGATGAGGACGTGGTCCGGGCCATCTCGGCCGACAAGGGCGAGCCTGATTGGATGCTGCAGATGCGTCTCAAGGGCTATCGGGCCTTCATGGAAAAGCCCATGCCCAAGTGGGGCGTGGATTTGAGCGGGTTCGATGCCGACGACTTCAAGTACTATGTCAAGCCCCTGAAGGAGCAGGCCAAGGACTGGAAGGACCTGCCCGACGACATCCGCACCACCTATGACCGGCTGGGCATCCCCGAGGCCGAGAAGAAGCGGCTGGTCTCCGGTGTTGCCGCCCAGTACGAGTCCGAGGTCATCTACAACTCCATCCGCGATGACTTGCGCAAACAAGGGGTCATCTTCCTGGATACGGACACGGCCTTGAAAGAGTACCCGGACCTCTTCCGCAAGTACTTCGCCACGGTCATCCCCCCGGACGACAACAAGTTCGCCGCACTGAACACGGCGGCCTGGTCAGGCGGATCCTTCGTCTATGTGCCCAAGGGAGTCCATGTGGACATCCCCCTGCAGGCCTACTTCCGTATCAACACACCCAACATGGGCCAGTTTGAGCGCACGCTGATCATTGCCGACGAGGGTTCCTACGTCCACTATGTGGAGGGCTGCACAGCACCCATTTACTCCACTGACTCTTTGCACGCGGCCAACGTAGAGATTGTGGTCGAGCCCCATGCCCGTGTGCGCTACACCACGGTCCAGAACTGGTCCAACAACGTCTACAACCTGGTCACCCAGCGCGCCTATGTGCGCGAGGGCGGCACCATGGAGTGGGTGGACGGCAACATCGGGTCCAAGGCGACCATGAAATATCCGGCCTGCATCCTGGCCGAGCCCTACGCCAAGGCCGAGACCCTCTCCCTGGGCTTCGCCGGCAAGGGGCAGTATCAGGACACGGGCGCCAAGATGATTCACCTGGCACCCCATACCTCATCCACCATCGTCTCCAAGTCCATCTCCCGCAACGGGGGAAGGGCCGCATACCGGGGCCTGGTCAAGATTATCAAAGGCGCCGAGAAGTCCTCCTCCTCGGTGGTCTGCGACGCCTTGCTGGTGGACGACTACTCCCGCTCGGATACCTACCCGCACGTGGATGTTCGCGAGGACGACGTCTCCATGGCCCACGAGGCCACCGTCTCCAAGGTCTCCGAGGACCAGCTCTTCTATCTGATGAGCCGCGGCCTGGAGGAGAAGGAGGCCATGGGCATGATCGTGCGCGGGTTCGTGGAGCCCATTTCCCGGCAGCTGCCCATGGAGTACGCGTTGGAGCTTAACCGCTTGGTCGAATTGCAGATGGAGGGTTCGGTAGGCTGA
- the sufD gene encoding Fe-S cluster assembly protein SufD — MSQNSEITIPHADPKDPYAFPATMPSSADKEPRSFNPDDFPMPTRKQDDWRFTPIDRMEEFFAVFKPSGLTKISVTMIDGSEPPTDQVSFSRIPMNQAPCGTVLKPSDRAAAVEWASGRQATVVNLKGTLDQPVLVRVNGGGLDLDAFHLVIKAEAGTKADLVVEHQGQARLAEGVEIDIGDNSQMSTTFIQEWDKGSKHIGNHRIHLGAEASLRHSVVSLGGDVVRLRMDQDFGGEQGDLNMLGIYFVDPGQHMEHRTMVVHNHPNCKSRVVYKGALDGIGAHTTWVGNALIQPTAPGTDSYELNRNLVLTPGAIADSEPNLEIENGDIIGAGHASSVGRFDDEELFYLQSRGIPEQEARKLVVRGFFGELVDEIDVPSVSGHLMGVIDRRLAAGEDQEMQHVLEEN; from the coding sequence ATGTCACAAAACAGCGAAATAACCATTCCGCATGCGGATCCAAAGGATCCCTACGCTTTCCCGGCCACTATGCCGTCCAGTGCCGACAAGGAGCCACGTTCCTTCAACCCTGATGACTTCCCCATGCCTACCCGAAAGCAGGATGACTGGCGGTTCACCCCCATCGACCGGATGGAGGAGTTCTTCGCTGTCTTCAAGCCCAGCGGTCTGACCAAGATCTCAGTCACCATGATCGACGGGTCCGAACCGCCCACAGATCAGGTCAGCTTCAGCCGGATTCCCATGAATCAGGCTCCCTGCGGCACCGTCCTCAAGCCCAGCGACCGAGCGGCAGCTGTGGAGTGGGCGAGCGGCAGGCAGGCGACTGTGGTCAACCTCAAGGGCACGCTGGATCAGCCTGTGCTGGTCCGTGTCAACGGTGGCGGCCTCGATCTGGATGCTTTCCACCTGGTGATCAAGGCCGAAGCGGGCACCAAGGCCGATCTGGTGGTCGAGCACCAGGGCCAGGCACGTCTGGCTGAGGGTGTTGAAATCGACATCGGTGACAATTCGCAGATGTCGACCACCTTCATTCAGGAGTGGGACAAGGGCAGCAAGCATATCGGCAACCACCGCATTCACCTGGGTGCCGAGGCCTCCCTGCGTCACTCCGTGGTCAGTCTGGGTGGAGACGTCGTGCGGCTGCGCATGGACCAGGACTTCGGCGGCGAGCAGGGTGACCTGAACATGCTGGGCATCTACTTCGTCGATCCCGGCCAGCACATGGAGCATCGAACCATGGTGGTGCACAACCATCCCAATTGCAAGTCCCGTGTGGTCTACAAGGGGGCCCTGGACGGAATCGGCGCGCACACCACCTGGGTGGGCAACGCGCTCATTCAGCCCACGGCGCCTGGAACCGACTCCTATGAGCTCAACCGGAACCTGGTGCTCACCCCTGGGGCCATCGCCGATTCCGAGCCCAACCTGGAGATCGAGAACGGCGACATCATCGGGGCAGGCCATGCAAGCTCGGTCGGACGCTTCGACGATGAGGAGCTCTTCTATCTGCAGTCCCGTGGCATTCCAGAACAGGAGGCCCGCAAGCTGGTGGTTCGTGGCTTCTTCGGCGAACTGGTGGATGAGATCGACGTCCCCAGCGTCTCCGGGCACCTGATGGGGGTCATCGACCGCAGGCTGGCGGCCGGCGAGGATCAAGAGATGCAGCACGTTTTGGAGGAGAACTGA
- a CDS encoding SufS family cysteine desulfurase → MVIDDSIRQQFPILDQQVHGHPLVYLDSAATAQKPLAVIDAVRDFYLKDNAGVHRGAHELAARSTMAFEHARSRVAALVGAEGQEGGEEIVVTAGATAALNLLATAFGNASLGRGGKAARRFALKPGDEVVVSKAEHHSVLLPFQELCYRTGAVLRYFDLDPEGRVLADTADQVITERTKVVAVTHVSNVTGAITDIKPIVRRAHQVGALVVLDVCQSVPHLPVDLHAMDVDFAAWSAHKMYGPTGVGFLYGRRELLEALPPASFGGSMVELAYLDRPASYMDPPARFEAGTQPVAQMIGAGVAADWLMDLGMDKVAEHEKAITAGLLRLGELDGVRILGPTTPEDRIGTVAFDVQGVHPHDVGQYVDSRGIAIRVGHHCAQPVHRHFGLMASNRASTGVYNTVADTDALLDAVSGVRSFFKVG, encoded by the coding sequence ATGGTCATCGATGACAGCATTCGCCAGCAGTTTCCGATTCTGGACCAGCAGGTACATGGACACCCTCTGGTCTACTTGGACTCGGCTGCCACTGCCCAGAAGCCCCTGGCGGTCATCGATGCCGTTCGGGACTTCTACTTGAAGGACAACGCCGGGGTGCACCGGGGTGCCCATGAGCTGGCGGCCCGCAGCACCATGGCCTTCGAGCATGCCCGCTCCCGTGTGGCCGCCCTGGTAGGGGCAGAGGGCCAAGAGGGCGGTGAGGAGATTGTGGTCACCGCCGGTGCCACGGCCGCACTGAACCTGCTGGCCACGGCCTTCGGCAACGCCAGCCTGGGTCGCGGTGGGAAGGCGGCACGTCGATTCGCCCTGAAGCCTGGCGATGAAGTGGTGGTCAGCAAGGCCGAGCACCACTCGGTCCTCCTGCCCTTCCAGGAGCTCTGCTACCGGACCGGAGCAGTCCTCAGGTATTTCGATCTGGATCCGGAGGGCCGTGTTCTGGCCGATACCGCCGACCAGGTCATTACCGAGCGCACCAAGGTGGTCGCCGTCACCCACGTCAGCAATGTGACCGGTGCCATCACCGACATAAAGCCCATCGTCCGCCGTGCCCATCAGGTGGGCGCCCTGGTGGTGCTGGACGTTTGCCAGTCGGTGCCTCATCTGCCTGTCGATCTGCACGCCATGGATGTGGACTTCGCTGCCTGGAGCGCCCACAAGATGTATGGCCCGACCGGTGTGGGATTCCTCTATGGCCGTAGGGAGCTCCTGGAGGCCCTGCCTCCGGCATCATTCGGCGGTTCCATGGTGGAGTTGGCCTATCTGGATCGTCCTGCCAGCTATATGGATCCCCCGGCTCGGTTCGAGGCCGGTACACAGCCGGTGGCACAGATGATCGGGGCCGGAGTAGCCGCCGATTGGCTGATGGATTTGGGCATGGATAAGGTGGCCGAACATGAGAAGGCCATCACCGCCGGTCTGTTGAGGCTGGGGGAGTTGGACGGAGTGCGCATCCTAGGTCCGACCACACCAGAGGACCGGATCGGCACGGTCGCTTTCGACGTTCAGGGAGTCCATCCCCACGACGTAGGCCAGTACGTGGATTCACGCGGCATTGCCATCCGCGTGGGGCACCACTGCGCTCAGCCGGTGCATCGTCACTTTGGCCTGATGGCCTCCAACCGGGCCTCTACCGGCGTCTACAATACTGTGGCCGACACGGATGCCCTGCTGGATGCCGTCTCCGGTGTCCGCAGCTTCTTCAAAGTGGGCTGA
- a CDS encoding metal-sulfur cluster assembly factor, translating to MSGNTNLVPEPQDSILASVGRAISDPGTAQALASNPLGAETVLKSAEGTSMRKVDGREDKKSDSAKSDDKPVDAATPEASTEGASAGQGSNVESAESASATNGEKPADQNAADAEAAAEEAIPLKAVDDIGRATAEDVREALHQVIDPELGIDVVDLGLVYGIEIDELGRAIITMTLTTPACPLTDLIEDQCASVLAGLVEEFRIDWTWSPRWTLDMITPEGREQLAAIGFNFENMPTYQ from the coding sequence ATGAGTGGCAATACGAATCTGGTTCCCGAGCCCCAGGACTCCATCCTGGCCTCGGTGGGCAGGGCCATTAGCGACCCTGGCACGGCGCAGGCTCTGGCCAGCAATCCCCTGGGCGCGGAGACGGTTCTGAAATCGGCCGAGGGCACTTCCATGCGTAAGGTCGATGGCCGGGAGGATAAGAAGTCCGATTCGGCCAAGTCTGACGATAAGCCTGTTGACGCAGCTACCCCTGAAGCTTCCACTGAAGGTGCGTCGGCTGGACAGGGTTCGAATGTAGAATCCGCGGAAAGTGCGTCAGCCACCAATGGTGAGAAGCCTGCGGATCAGAATGCAGCTGATGCCGAGGCTGCTGCTGAGGAGGCCATCCCTCTGAAGGCAGTTGACGACATCGGCCGGGCCACTGCAGAGGATGTCAGGGAGGCCCTGCACCAGGTCATCGATCCCGAGCTGGGTATTGATGTTGTCGATCTGGGCTTGGTCTATGGCATTGAAATCGACGAACTGGGACGGGCCATCATCACCATGACCCTGACCACGCCGGCCTGCCCGTTGACTGACCTGATCGAGGATCAGTGTGCCAGCGTCCTGGCGGGCCTGGTCGAGGAGTTCCGCATCGATTGGACCTGGTCGCCACGTTGGACCCTGGACATGATCACCCCTGAGGGTCGTGAACAATTGGCCGCCATCGGCTTCAACTTCGAGAACATGCCCACCTATCAGTGA